The Lacipirellulaceae bacterium genome contains a region encoding:
- a CDS encoding serine/threonine-protein kinase — MTDLTGKNLGDYCVLRRLGAGGMAEVYLASQESLGRQVALKILQPSLAGDGNYVQRFMNEARAAASLVHANIVQIYEVGKSEGIYFIAQEYVAGKNLSEVLQRQGALPPRLVLNVLRQVAAALHKAAEQGIVHRDIKPENLLLNNSGEVKVADFGLARVRDAGNQSLTQAGVAMGTPLYMSPEQIESRGVDLRSDLYSLGVTAYHLLAGQPPHTGETALAIAVQHLNVAPKPLSEVRDDIPAGLVEVVERLMAKLPEERYASPGELLTDLRELATAAQGEGWGDGPENWPLAEWITGPNGTVTPSGNAATVASTRSTTRKLNAAMKTLAMLQPPKNSRRRKVAIIAGALMAGFILSIVTRPRNYLREREPSSVVKRDTAWAQIYQANLAPSEEAWLAVGKNFPDADPYEKLLADQGLVRYYLLLDENNKKALAKLRELDSQTQSADTRLSTKAFIKAALVVTEHRLGNATAARTELGKLTPQMSDLLRESDRRLYELLQTTRGELGQ; from the coding sequence ATGACAGACCTCACCGGCAAAAACTTGGGCGACTACTGCGTTTTGCGACGCTTAGGTGCTGGGGGAATGGCCGAGGTTTATCTGGCCAGTCAGGAATCGCTCGGACGGCAAGTGGCGTTGAAGATTCTTCAGCCTTCGCTCGCTGGTGATGGGAACTATGTGCAACGCTTCATGAACGAAGCCCGGGCGGCTGCCTCGCTGGTGCATGCTAACATCGTGCAGATTTACGAGGTCGGGAAGTCAGAAGGCATTTACTTCATTGCCCAAGAATATGTGGCAGGGAAAAACCTCTCTGAAGTCTTGCAGCGTCAGGGCGCGCTGCCACCGCGGTTGGTGCTGAATGTGTTACGGCAAGTTGCTGCCGCACTGCACAAGGCGGCAGAGCAGGGGATCGTGCATCGCGACATCAAGCCGGAGAATCTGCTGCTCAACAACAGCGGCGAAGTGAAGGTTGCCGATTTTGGCTTGGCACGCGTGCGAGATGCGGGCAATCAGTCGCTCACACAGGCCGGCGTGGCGATGGGTACGCCGCTGTACATGAGCCCTGAACAAATCGAAAGCCGTGGCGTCGATCTACGGAGCGACCTCTACTCGCTGGGCGTGACCGCCTACCACCTGCTTGCCGGTCAACCGCCCCACACCGGCGAGACGGCTTTAGCGATTGCCGTGCAGCACTTGAATGTTGCCCCAAAGCCGCTCTCGGAAGTGCGCGATGATATTCCCGCGGGGCTTGTCGAGGTGGTTGAACGTCTAATGGCAAAGTTACCCGAGGAGCGTTACGCTTCACCCGGCGAACTGCTGACGGACTTGCGAGAACTGGCCACCGCCGCCCAAGGCGAGGGTTGGGGCGACGGGCCGGAGAATTGGCCACTTGCTGAATGGATCACCGGCCCCAACGGAACGGTCACTCCCAGCGGCAACGCCGCCACGGTCGCTTCGACACGCAGTACGACACGCAAGTTGAATGCGGCAATGAAAACCCTGGCGATGCTCCAGCCGCCAAAGAATAGTCGACGTCGAAAAGTAGCGATTATCGCCGGCGCATTAATGGCCGGCTTTATCCTGAGTATCGTCACACGCCCGCGCAACTATCTACGCGAACGCGAGCCCTCATCCGTCGTCAAACGCGACACCGCCTGGGCGCAAATCTACCAGGCCAACCTCGCCCCCAGCGAAGAAGCGTGGCTCGCCGTGGGAAAGAACTTCCCAGATGCCGACCCTTACGAGAAGCTACTCGCCGACCAGGGCTTAGTGCGCTATTACCTGCTTCTCGACGAGAACAACAAAAAGGCGCTCGCCAAGCTACGGGAACTAGACAGTCAAACCCAATCCGCCGACACGCGACTCTCCACCAAGGCGTTCATCAAAGCAGCCTTGGTCGTTACGGAGCATCGCCTCGGCAACGCCACCGCGGCCCGTACCGAGCTGGGCAAACTGACGCCGCAGATGTCGGACCTCTTGCGTGAGTCCGACCGGCGGCTTTATGAGTTACTGCAAACGACGCGGGGCGAGTTGGGGCAGTGA
- a CDS encoding HNH endonuclease signature motif containing protein, protein MDAATQARVRERANGQCEYCRLPDLFTTIPFHVEHVIAQVHQPKDSESNLAWACPHCNWNKGPNLSTLDPETKEKVDLFNPRVDHWSEHFAVKDYEIIGLTPTGRGTVELLKMNRPERIEVRRQVL, encoded by the coding sequence GTGGATGCAGCAACTCAGGCTCGAGTTCGTGAGCGTGCTAACGGGCAATGTGAGTATTGCCGTCTGCCCGACCTCTTCACCACGATTCCATTTCATGTGGAACACGTCATCGCGCAAGTTCACCAGCCGAAAGATAGCGAATCGAATCTGGCATGGGCTTGCCCTCATTGTAATTGGAATAAAGGCCCTAATCTCTCGACGCTCGATCCCGAGACCAAAGAGAAAGTTGACTTGTTCAATCCAAGGGTTGACCATTGGAGCGAGCATTTTGCGGTCAAGGATTACGAGATCATTGGGCTTACACCCACGGGTCGTGGCACTGTAGAACTGCTGAAAATGAATCGCCCAGAAAGGATTGAGGTTCGTCGGCAAGTTCTGTAG
- a CDS encoding DUF1592 domain-containing protein, with product MLIRASIAVLVFLTCSRSATAEQDLEPRPTREHILTPLLENYCFECHMGEASEGGMDLEKLNEAGKLLDERRTWLRVLNRLQRGDMPPDYAEQPSQREKVELAKWLDSELHSLDCSQPQSPGRVTMRRLNRVEYANTVRDLTGIELDVSELLPRDELGHGFDNNGDVLSLSPLLLEKYLDAAEEIAAKAIPAPESILEPSRSYTAEQLRGGQLISDDTRLLYANGTIEAKVDFPKTGRYFLRVNCYATQAGDPNELAEMRIELGGKSLSVFGVAADEEDPHTYVIPLDAEKGKQKVAVAFTNDLYEPKAKDKSRRDRNLFVLSLTVVGPVGKQRLAASKSLLSWEPSTEAWASTDQWQAPTRKQIDRLASRAFRRPATEQEIDRFVDFVSAARTRGETYQQAMQLVLQATLVSPKFLFRDESPAEATAEENGATYRLDDHQLATRLSYFLTLSMPDEQLRKVTSQGKLRDGLHTQVDRLLEGGKSDAFLRHFGEQWLETRKLEDLERDKQVFPEFEDALAQSMRDETFLFLRHMLSVKKPLKEMFTAEYSFLDARLAKHYGLEWPAGKSPESFQRMTLPPERRAGLVTHASVLSVASLVDRTSPVLRGKWILEHLLADPPPEPPPGVPELEPTQAGEEPESLRAQLELHRSTPGCTVCHERMDPLGFALENYDALGKFREKENDLPIDASGKLPDGREFVGALGLRDVLLEDFDAVRKALAAQLLTYALGRGLEYHDECAVNEIAAATKQNGDTLAAMIHAVVDSAPFQMREDGLRE from the coding sequence TTGTTGATTCGTGCCTCCATCGCCGTTCTTGTCTTTCTCACGTGCAGTCGATCGGCGACTGCCGAGCAGGACCTCGAACCTCGCCCGACGCGAGAGCACATTCTCACTCCGCTTCTGGAGAACTACTGCTTCGAATGCCACATGGGTGAGGCCTCAGAAGGAGGAATGGATCTCGAAAAGTTAAACGAGGCCGGCAAGCTCCTCGACGAACGACGGACTTGGCTACGGGTGCTCAACCGCCTGCAGAGGGGCGATATGCCACCCGACTATGCGGAGCAACCTAGCCAGCGCGAAAAAGTTGAACTCGCAAAGTGGCTTGATAGCGAACTGCATTCGCTCGACTGCTCGCAACCGCAATCGCCCGGCAGAGTCACGATGCGGCGACTCAACCGCGTGGAGTACGCCAACACGGTACGCGATCTCACCGGCATCGAACTCGATGTCTCTGAGCTCTTGCCGCGTGACGAACTGGGGCACGGCTTCGACAACAACGGCGACGTGCTTTCGCTTTCACCCCTGTTGCTGGAAAAGTACTTGGACGCCGCCGAGGAGATTGCTGCTAAGGCGATCCCTGCGCCCGAGTCGATCCTCGAACCAAGTCGCAGCTACACCGCTGAGCAACTTCGCGGCGGACAGCTCATTTCTGACGACACGCGATTGTTGTACGCAAACGGAACGATCGAAGCGAAGGTCGACTTTCCGAAGACCGGACGCTATTTCCTACGTGTGAACTGCTATGCAACCCAGGCGGGCGACCCGAATGAGCTGGCGGAAATGCGAATTGAACTCGGTGGTAAATCGCTCAGCGTTTTCGGCGTCGCCGCCGACGAAGAGGACCCGCACACGTATGTCATTCCTCTTGATGCCGAAAAGGGCAAGCAAAAAGTCGCTGTTGCATTTACTAACGATCTTTACGAGCCAAAAGCCAAAGACAAGTCACGACGCGACCGCAATCTGTTTGTTCTTTCCCTGACTGTTGTGGGGCCCGTTGGCAAGCAGCGATTGGCGGCGTCGAAATCCCTGCTGAGCTGGGAACCCTCGACCGAAGCGTGGGCCTCAACAGACCAGTGGCAAGCACCGACTCGCAAACAAATTGATCGACTTGCGTCACGCGCTTTCCGTCGCCCAGCGACTGAGCAAGAAATTGACCGCTTCGTGGATTTCGTCTCCGCGGCAAGAACTCGAGGAGAAACCTATCAACAGGCAATGCAACTTGTCCTGCAAGCAACGCTCGTGTCCCCAAAGTTTCTCTTCCGCGACGAATCCCCAGCCGAAGCGACAGCCGAAGAGAATGGGGCGACTTACCGCCTGGACGATCATCAGCTGGCAACCCGGCTAAGCTATTTCCTGACGCTCTCGATGCCTGATGAACAACTTCGTAAAGTCACCAGCCAGGGGAAACTCCGCGACGGACTCCACACGCAAGTCGATCGCCTGCTTGAGGGCGGCAAGAGCGATGCCTTCCTGCGCCACTTCGGCGAGCAGTGGCTAGAGACCAGGAAGCTGGAAGACCTGGAGCGAGACAAGCAAGTCTTCCCGGAATTTGAGGACGCCCTCGCCCAGTCCATGCGAGACGAAACCTTCTTGTTCTTGCGTCACATGCTCAGCGTTAAGAAGCCGCTCAAAGAGATGTTCACCGCTGAGTACAGTTTCCTCGATGCGCGACTCGCCAAGCACTATGGCTTGGAGTGGCCCGCGGGGAAGTCGCCGGAATCTTTCCAACGGATGACGTTGCCACCCGAGCGTCGCGCCGGGTTAGTGACGCACGCCAGCGTGCTCTCGGTGGCATCGCTTGTGGACAGAACCTCGCCGGTGCTTCGCGGAAAATGGATTCTCGAACACCTACTCGCCGATCCGCCACCCGAGCCACCTCCAGGAGTTCCCGAATTAGAACCGACGCAAGCTGGCGAGGAGCCTGAGTCGCTCCGCGCGCAACTGGAACTGCATCGCTCAACCCCTGGTTGCACCGTTTGCCATGAGCGAATGGACCCGTTGGGCTTCGCCTTGGAGAACTACGATGCCCTGGGCAAGTTCCGCGAAAAAGAAAACGATCTGCCGATCGATGCTAGTGGCAAATTGCCCGACGGGCGGGAGTTTGTCGGTGCGTTGGGCCTACGAGATGTCCTACTGGAAGATTTCGATGCCGTCCGTAAAGCTCTCGCTGCCCAACTGTTGACTTATGCCCTGGGCCGAGGGTTAGAGTATCATGATGAGTGTGCGGTCAACGAAATCGCCGCAGCCACGAAGCAGAACGGCGACACACTCGCTGCAATGATTCATGCTGTGGTTGACAGTGCACCGTTTCAAATGCGAGAGGATGGACTAAGAGAATGA
- a CDS encoding spondin domain-containing protein, protein MSTPTDAVAAEATYEVLFEDLWNATDHPLNYPNGAHFSTVVGAVHNAGVSFWAAGELATLGVENVAETGSTRNIQREIFNAQQAGSAIERHTGSNPTINVSDDFPLVTFLTMVAPTPDWFVGIHDVDLRDPSGPGFVESQVFEFTSFYDAGTEEGTAFSLNNPASDPHEPITRVGGRDAVSVFVTDTPSRGQLIPPIARLTFTRVSQTIPEPSSLLLAGLMSLVTVANARTRRRVA, encoded by the coding sequence TTGAGCACTCCGACTGACGCCGTGGCTGCTGAAGCCACTTACGAAGTTCTCTTCGAAGACCTTTGGAACGCAACGGACCACCCGCTCAACTACCCCAACGGCGCACACTTCTCGACAGTCGTTGGGGCCGTGCACAACGCGGGCGTTAGCTTCTGGGCTGCTGGAGAATTGGCCACTCTAGGGGTCGAGAATGTTGCTGAAACCGGCTCCACAAGAAACATCCAACGGGAAATCTTCAATGCACAGCAAGCGGGTTCCGCGATAGAAAGGCACACCGGATCAAACCCAACCATCAATGTCTCGGATGATTTCCCGCTTGTCACGTTCCTCACAATGGTCGCTCCCACGCCCGACTGGTTCGTTGGGATCCACGATGTCGATTTGCGAGACCCAAGCGGCCCCGGCTTTGTGGAAAGCCAAGTCTTTGAGTTCACTTCCTTCTACGACGCAGGTACCGAGGAGGGGACCGCATTCTCCTTGAACAACCCTGCAAGTGATCCCCACGAACCCATCACTCGGGTCGGTGGAAGAGATGCAGTAAGCGTGTTTGTTACAGACACTCCCTCCCGCGGGCAGTTAATACCACCGATCGCTAGACTAACCTTCACCCGCGTTTCCCAGACGATTCCTGAACCTTCCAGCCTGTTGTTGGCAGGGTTAATGAGTCTTGTAACCGTCGCGAACGCGCGGACACGCCGCAGAGTTGCCTAA
- a CDS encoding helix-turn-helix domain-containing protein translates to MLSREIVLEVKRLLDEGGLSQRRIAKLLKVSRGTVGAIASNKRGLHGREELPYVSLQLFAKLPSRCKKCGGYVYAPCLLCRAREYRRREEKIRRFEKVA, encoded by the coding sequence ATGCTGTCGCGTGAAATCGTCTTGGAAGTGAAACGGTTGCTCGACGAGGGAGGGCTATCGCAACGCCGGATTGCGAAACTCTTGAAAGTCAGCCGCGGGACCGTAGGGGCCATCGCGAGCAACAAACGCGGTTTGCACGGTCGCGAAGAATTGCCGTACGTTTCACTGCAACTTTTCGCGAAGCTGCCTTCGCGCTGTAAGAAGTGCGGCGGGTACGTTTACGCGCCTTGTCTGCTGTGCCGAGCGCGAGAGTATCGCCGACGTGAAGAGAAGATAAGACGTTTCGAGAAAGTTGCCTAA
- a CDS encoding transposase has product MTQKRTHRRNYNDPGHAHALTFSCYQSFKFLQAERTCQWMAESIESARSELNFQVWAYVFMPDHVHLIIHPNATLYDIAAIRGAIKAPVARKAIEYLALEAPDWIPRISRKRGSKTERLFWQSGGGYDRNVTFGGTLLKMIDYIHLNPVRRGLVERPEEWKWSSAAWFAGVRDVPLILDTIPAAWLDGVS; this is encoded by the coding sequence ATGACTCAAAAGCGAACCCATCGTCGCAACTATAACGACCCCGGACACGCGCACGCCCTAACATTCTCCTGCTACCAAAGCTTCAAGTTCCTTCAGGCAGAACGAACCTGCCAGTGGATGGCAGAATCTATCGAATCAGCGCGAAGTGAGCTGAACTTTCAAGTCTGGGCCTATGTCTTCATGCCAGATCACGTTCACTTGATCATTCATCCCAACGCAACCCTTTATGACATCGCAGCTATTCGCGGGGCCATCAAAGCCCCCGTCGCCAGGAAGGCAATTGAATACTTAGCCCTTGAGGCACCCGATTGGATTCCCAGAATCTCGCGTAAACGTGGTAGTAAAACCGAACGACTGTTTTGGCAATCAGGAGGTGGCTACGATCGAAACGTCACGTTTGGTGGAACGCTACTGAAAATGATTGATTACATTCACCTCAACCCCGTTAGACGCGGGCTGGTCGAGAGGCCCGAGGAATGGAAATGGTCCAGCGCCGCTTGGTTTGCGGGCGTGCGGGATGTGCCGTTGATACTAGATACCATTCCGGCTGCGTGGTTGGATGGTGTATCTTGA
- a CDS encoding DUF1552 domain-containing protein, with translation MSESAKLSIASRRTFLRGIGTALTLPLLPSALPRKLWAATENAKAPVRLAYLFIPNGADMATWTPRGEGADFKWSPTLEPLAPLREKVQILSGLDNYAGWPNGDGPGDHARNASTFLTGMQPKKTSGKGIQVGISVDQIAARYFQGLTRFASLELGVEKGKNAGNCDSGYSCAYSHNISWRTPNTPTVQETNPQLVFDRLFDTGTPADKAQSKHLRQQRKQSVLDLVQEDAKGLERKLSGADRYKLEEYLEGVRSVERRLDSTSKTRTGIWTGDGFERPAGVPEDYAEHLRLMTDMLVIAFQTDMTRVGTLMFGRAGSNINYEPIGVRQGHHSLSHHKNKKENLEQIAKINRYHVEQLLYFLQKLDSISDEHGTLLDQSLVLYGSGISDGNRHSHDDLPIVLAGGGGGHVRGGVHRRFEGKTPLMNLHLSLLQTAGVRVNSVADSTRAINLT, from the coding sequence ATGAGCGAATCCGCGAAACTATCGATCGCCAGTCGCCGCACTTTCCTACGCGGAATTGGCACCGCGCTGACACTGCCACTGTTGCCCAGCGCCCTGCCTCGCAAGCTTTGGGCGGCGACAGAAAATGCTAAAGCGCCCGTTAGGCTCGCCTATCTGTTCATTCCAAATGGCGCCGACATGGCCACCTGGACGCCCAGAGGGGAAGGCGCTGATTTCAAATGGTCGCCAACACTTGAGCCTCTTGCTCCCTTGCGTGAGAAAGTTCAAATCCTCTCGGGACTCGACAACTACGCTGGTTGGCCAAACGGCGACGGTCCAGGGGATCATGCACGCAACGCATCGACGTTCCTCACTGGCATGCAACCGAAGAAGACCAGCGGCAAAGGCATTCAGGTCGGCATCTCGGTTGATCAGATAGCCGCTCGATACTTCCAAGGTCTAACACGATTTGCCTCGCTCGAACTTGGTGTCGAAAAGGGCAAAAACGCGGGCAACTGCGATAGCGGGTACAGCTGCGCCTACAGCCACAACATTTCATGGCGAACCCCCAACACGCCGACCGTTCAAGAAACCAACCCACAATTGGTTTTCGATCGCTTATTCGATACCGGCACGCCAGCGGACAAAGCCCAATCAAAACATCTACGACAACAGCGGAAGCAAAGCGTTCTCGATTTGGTCCAAGAGGACGCCAAAGGGCTCGAACGCAAGCTTAGCGGTGCCGATCGTTACAAGCTCGAAGAGTATCTCGAAGGTGTCCGCAGCGTCGAGCGCCGTCTCGACTCCACCTCGAAGACCCGGACGGGCATCTGGACAGGCGATGGTTTCGAACGTCCTGCAGGCGTTCCCGAGGACTACGCGGAACACCTCCGGCTAATGACCGACATGCTCGTTATCGCCTTTCAGACGGACATGACACGCGTCGGCACGCTGATGTTCGGTCGGGCGGGGAGTAACATTAACTACGAACCTATCGGCGTTCGCCAAGGTCATCATTCGCTCTCCCATCACAAGAACAAGAAAGAAAACCTCGAACAGATCGCCAAGATCAATCGCTACCACGTCGAGCAGTTGCTCTACTTCTTGCAGAAGCTCGACTCAATTTCTGATGAACATGGAACGCTGCTCGACCAGTCGCTGGTTCTCTACGGCAGCGGTATCAGCGACGGTAACCGCCACTCGCACGACGATTTGCCCATCGTGCTAGCCGGTGGCGGGGGCGGACATGTTCGCGGTGGTGTCCATCGCCGCTTCGAGGGCAAGACGCCACTGATGAATCTGCACCTGAGCTTGTTGCAAACCGCCGGGGTCCGGGTAAACTCGGTAGCAGACAGCACGCGTGCAATCAATCTGACTTAA
- a CDS encoding SulP family inorganic anion transporter codes for MGFDLKHLKGDLSGGLVAGIIALPLALAFGVQSGLGAEAGLYGAIAVGVFAALFGGTPTQASGPTGPMTVVSASIVVYAIDATGSLEAGLGIILASFFVGGVPQVALGLLGVGKYVRYFPYPVVSGFMSGVGLIIILLQLWPLMGSSSPKSTVQVLTRISEPLASLNWAAVGLGVLTLVVNYAFPKVTKKVPSVLVALLVGTGAAIFLGLDVPTIGDIPTGIPSIQIGTIFQVPSEYYGFIVKSGFTLALLGSIDSLLTSVIADNLTKGQHNSKLELIGQGIGNIIASFFGGIPGAGATKGTVVAINAGAKTRLAGITHGLFQLAALLGAGTLAYYIPLSVLAGLLISVGVAIIDYKSIRHLKHIPRADAFVMIVVLLCTIFGNLIYAVGAGVILASLLFMKQASDLAEAESTIKPLDPEPTWDDEPTSVVVEPKVFVKHLYGPLFFGFSSGLRSLTATLPKEAETVVIRMERVPYIDQSGLYALEDTVLQLSQAGKRIAFSGLKEQPSDMLNRIELIPGLVPEELVFDTFEDCRRWLDQLS; via the coding sequence ATGGGTTTCGACTTGAAACATCTGAAGGGTGACCTCAGCGGCGGGCTTGTCGCGGGAATCATTGCCTTGCCGTTAGCACTTGCCTTCGGAGTGCAGTCGGGCCTAGGCGCTGAGGCTGGGCTCTACGGAGCGATTGCGGTCGGTGTGTTCGCCGCCCTGTTTGGCGGTACGCCGACACAAGCATCAGGTCCCACGGGTCCGATGACGGTTGTCTCTGCATCGATCGTTGTCTACGCGATTGACGCGACCGGAAGTTTGGAAGCTGGCCTTGGGATCATTCTGGCGAGCTTCTTCGTGGGAGGTGTGCCTCAGGTAGCCCTTGGTCTGCTCGGCGTCGGAAAGTATGTGCGGTACTTCCCCTACCCTGTCGTCTCAGGATTCATGAGTGGCGTGGGACTCATTATCATTCTGCTACAATTGTGGCCTTTGATGGGGAGCTCTTCTCCCAAGTCCACGGTCCAAGTTCTGACGCGAATCAGCGAGCCGCTCGCCTCATTGAATTGGGCGGCTGTCGGATTGGGCGTCCTCACACTCGTCGTGAATTACGCCTTTCCGAAAGTGACCAAGAAGGTCCCTTCGGTACTTGTGGCACTGCTAGTAGGAACCGGGGCTGCCATCTTTCTCGGCCTGGACGTGCCCACCATTGGAGACATTCCCACAGGAATCCCTTCCATCCAGATCGGCACCATTTTTCAAGTCCCCTCGGAATACTACGGATTTATCGTCAAATCCGGCTTTACTTTAGCACTACTCGGCTCGATCGACTCACTGCTGACCTCAGTCATCGCGGACAACCTGACGAAAGGGCAGCACAATAGCAAGTTGGAACTGATTGGCCAAGGCATCGGCAACATCATCGCTTCGTTTTTCGGCGGCATCCCTGGCGCTGGTGCCACGAAGGGAACGGTCGTTGCCATCAACGCCGGCGCGAAGACACGACTTGCCGGGATCACGCACGGACTGTTCCAGTTGGCCGCCTTGCTGGGGGCAGGAACCTTGGCGTACTACATCCCGCTGAGTGTGCTAGCTGGTCTGTTGATTTCTGTTGGCGTCGCCATCATCGACTACAAGAGCATCCGCCACCTCAAGCATATCCCGCGTGCGGATGCGTTTGTCATGATCGTGGTGTTGCTCTGCACCATCTTTGGAAATCTTATCTACGCGGTCGGTGCAGGTGTCATCCTCGCGAGCCTGCTGTTCATGAAGCAAGCCAGCGATCTGGCAGAGGCCGAATCAACCATCAAGCCACTCGACCCCGAGCCCACCTGGGACGACGAGCCGACCTCCGTCGTCGTCGAGCCCAAAGTGTTCGTCAAGCATCTCTACGGCCCGCTGTTCTTCGGCTTTAGCTCTGGTTTACGGTCCCTCACGGCAACGTTGCCCAAGGAAGCAGAGACAGTCGTCATTCGAATGGAGCGCGTGCCGTACATCGACCAATCCGGACTCTACGCCCTAGAAGACACCGTCTTACAACTCTCCCAGGCGGGCAAACGGATCGCCTTCTCTGGCTTAAAAGAGCAACCATCTGACATGCTCAACCGCATCGAACTAATCCCCGGCCTCGTGCCTGAGGAGTTGGTGTTTGATACGTTCGAGGATTGCCGTCGCTGGCTTGATCAGTTGAGCTGA
- the metF gene encoding methylenetetrahydrofolate reductase [NAD(P)H] gives MSLANAYGPTHFGLSFELFPPKTDAGVKALGRHVSELIAFNPSYMTCTYGAGGSTQDRTLEIIGDVHRQHKIPVATHLTCVGSTRDELRAYLQRALGAGVENVVALRGDPPKGETEFKPVAGGFSYANELVEFIRAEFPDMGIAVGGYPETHQEAPSPEADLKNLKRKVDAGADAIITQLFYDNADFFRFRDRCEAIGISIPIVPGLLPVTNGKQIQRIASLCGATLPTDFVAALEKHEEASEGQFEVGVEFATKQTAELLEAGVPGIHYYVLNKSAATKRVLEAVEVPVG, from the coding sequence ATGTCACTCGCAAACGCATACGGCCCGACTCATTTCGGCCTCTCTTTCGAGTTATTCCCGCCCAAGACGGATGCTGGTGTAAAGGCCTTAGGTCGTCACGTCTCCGAGTTGATTGCCTTCAACCCGAGCTATATGACGTGCACCTACGGAGCGGGGGGCTCAACGCAAGATCGAACGCTGGAAATCATCGGCGACGTCCACAGGCAGCACAAAATCCCCGTCGCGACACATTTGACTTGCGTAGGGAGCACCCGCGACGAGTTGCGCGCCTATCTGCAACGGGCTCTCGGTGCGGGCGTTGAGAATGTCGTCGCGTTGCGAGGCGATCCGCCAAAAGGCGAGACCGAGTTCAAGCCGGTGGCCGGGGGATTCTCCTACGCGAATGAACTTGTCGAGTTCATCAGGGCCGAGTTCCCCGACATGGGGATCGCCGTTGGGGGCTACCCAGAGACTCATCAAGAGGCTCCCAGTCCAGAAGCCGACCTCAAAAATCTCAAACGCAAAGTCGACGCTGGTGCCGATGCGATCATCACACAGTTGTTTTATGACAACGCGGACTTCTTTCGCTTTCGCGATCGTTGCGAAGCCATCGGTATCAGCATTCCCATCGTTCCCGGTTTGTTGCCCGTAACTAACGGCAAGCAAATCCAACGAATCGCGTCGTTGTGCGGTGCCACGTTACCGACCGATTTTGTAGCCGCGTTAGAAAAACACGAAGAAGCTTCAGAAGGACAGTTTGAAGTCGGCGTCGAGTTTGCCACGAAGCAAACCGCCGAACTCCTCGAAGCCGGCGTGCCGGGGATCCACTATTACGTTTTGAATAAGTCCGCAGCGACTAAGCGTGTCCTTGAGGCCGTCGAAGTGCCGGTGGGATAG